One genomic segment of Hordeum vulgare subsp. vulgare chromosome 2H, MorexV3_pseudomolecules_assembly, whole genome shotgun sequence includes these proteins:
- the LOC123425292 gene encoding protein ASPARTIC PROTEASE IN GUARD CELL 1-like, which produces MRHGYWKDDNGAWEVDGRSKQDVLVPHYRTTASVLEELLPEGDAEGGVNITSIRPKMIPLSGAIYSVRVGIGSGETQHFYKLALDLVRPLTWMRCRPCIPQKKQEGSVFNTAVSPHYHLVASTDPRCTAPYKRARQDRCTFDVKFQYHDSHAQGYLSTDDFVFDGSGPGSPISGVSGLVFGCAHATHDFINHDVWAGVMSLNRHPTSFIRQLSDRGLAAPRFSYCLVGNEHRDRRGLLRFGADIPDQSHARSTALLHGELSQGGGMYYVRLVGISLSGRRLTAITPAMFKRDPRSLRGGCTLDVGTASTLLAPAAYNVLTAEVVAHLHSRGVQRASGPVHNLKLCFRGAWQSIRAHLPSLTLHFHPESAVFFIKPELLFVAVTDKHTNYACFTVKPYAERTVIGAGQMLDTRFTFDLQQNRLLFAPEQCHLDTSAVS; this is translated from the exons ATGAGACACGGCTACTGGAAGGATGACAATGGAGCGTGGGAGGTAGATGGACGGAGCAAACAAG ATGTATTGGTGCCCCATTACCGCACTACAGCCAGCGTACTCGAGGAGCTCCTGCCCGAAGGTGATGCCGAGGGCGGcgtgaacatcacatccataCGCCCCAAGATGATCCCATTGTCGGGGGCCATATACAGCGTCCGTGTCGGCATCGGCAGCGGCGAAACCCAGCACTTCTACAAGCTTGCGCTGGATCTCGTTCGCCCCTTGACATGGATGAGGTGCCGACCCTGCATACCGCAGAAGAAGCAGGAGGGCTCTGTCTTCAACACAGCCGTCTCCCCTCATTACCACCTCGTTGCGTCCACAGACCCTCGCTGCACGGCTCCGTACAAGCGCGCCAGGCAGGACCGGTGCACCTTCGACGTCAAGTTCCAGTACCATGATTCACATGCACAGGGCTACCTTAGCACCGACGACTTCGTCTTCGACGGCAGCGGCCCCGGCAGCCCCATCAGTGGTGTGAGCGGCCTTGTCTTCGGATGCGCGCACGCCACGCACGACTTCATTAACCATGACGTCTGGGCCGGCGTCATGAGCCTAAACAGGCACCCGACCTCCTTCATCCGGCAGCTCTCGGACCGCGGCCTCGCCGCCCCGCGCTTCTCCTACTGCCTCGTCGGCAACGAGCACCGCGACCGGCGTGGCTTGCTCCGGTTCGGCGCCGACATCCCGGACCAGTCGCACGCACGGAGCACGGCGCTGCTGCACGGGGAACTCTCCCAAGGAGGAGGCATGTACTATGTCCGCCTCGTCGGCATCAGCCTGAGCGGGCGAAGGCTCACGGCGATCACGCCGGCGATGTTCAAACGCGACCCGCGTAGCCTCCGGGGCGGGTGCACCCTCGACGTCGGGACGGCGTCCACCTTGCTGGCACCGGCCGCATACAATGTCCTGACGGCCGAGGTCGTGGCGCATCTGCACAGCCGCGGGGTGCAGCGCGCATCGGGGCCGGTGCATAATCTCAAGCTGTGTTTCCGTGGGGCGTGGCAGAGTATCCGCGCGCACTTGCCGAGCTTGACGCTCCACTTCCACCCGGAATCGGCCGTGTTCTTCATCAAGCCGGAGCTCTTGTTCGTGGCGGTCACGGACAAGCATACCAACTACGCTTGTTTCACCGTCAAGCCCTACGCAGAGAGGACGGTTATAGGCGCGGGGCAGATGCTGGATACGCGCTTCACGTTTGACCTCCAACAGAATCGCCTCCTCTTTGCTCCGGAGCAGTGCCATCTAGACACTAGCGCagttagctag
- the LOC123429460 gene encoding protein ASPARTIC PROTEASE IN GUARD CELL 1-like translates to MSNVYACMWCFFLVVLNPVSLALDATNSSGAAGFSLPLVPYYRTTAGVLEELLPEGDAEGGVNITSIRPKMIPYSGGIYSVRVGIGSGGTQHFYKLALDLVRPLTWMQCKPCVPEKRQDGSVFNTAASPHYHHIASTDPRCMAPYTRAGQGRCTFDVKFQYGDSRARGVLGSDDFVFDGSGPGSPISSVNGLVFGCAHNTHDFYNHDLWAGVMSLNRHPTSFIRQLSARGLAAPRFSYCLASRQHRDRRGFLRFGADIPDQSHARSTPLLHGDLAQGGGMYYVGVVGVSLGGRRLTAITPVMFELNRRSLRGGCIIDVGTSLTLMATAPYHVLVAELIAHMRSRGVQHAIFSPGQKHCFRGKWESIHRHLPSVTLHFQFHPESVALFIRPELLFVAMTGERTDYVCLAIVPYAERTIIGAGQMLDTRFTFDLQQNRLFFAPEQCHLDTSAVS, encoded by the coding sequence ATGTCTAATGTATATGCTTGCATGTGGTGCTTCTTCCTTGTCGTGCTAAATCCGGTGAGCCTCGCCCTTGATGCCACCAACAGCAGTGGTGCGGCTGGATTCAGCCTGCCCCTGGTGCCCTATTACCGCACTACAGCCGGCGTACTCGAGGAGCTCCTGCCGGAAGGTGATGCCGAGGGCGGCGTGAACATCACGTCCATCCGCCCCAAGATGATCCCATATTCGGGGGGCATCTACAGCGTCCGTGTCGGCATCGGCAGCGGCGGAACCCAACACTTCTACAAGCTCGCGCTGGACCTCGTCCGCCCACTAACATGGATGCAGTGCAAGCCCTGCGTACCGGAGAAGAGGCAGGACGGCTCCGTTTtcaacaccgccgcctcccctcactACCACCACATCGCGTCCACAGACCCTCGCTGCATGGCTCCGTACACGCGCGCCGGCCAGGGTCGGTGCACCTTCGACGTCAAGTTCCAGTACGGTGACTCAAGAGCGCGTGGCGTCCTTGGCAGCGACGACTTCGTCTTCGACGGCAGCGGCCCCGGCAGCCCCATCAGCAGCGTCAACGGCCTTGTCTTCGGTTGTGCGCACAACACGCATGATTTCTACAACCACGATCTCTGGGCCGGCGTCATGAGCCTCAACAGGCACCCGACCTCCTTCATCCGGCAGCTCTCGGCCCGCGGCCTCGCCGCCCCGCGCTTCTCCTATTGCCTCGCCAGCAGGCAGCACCGTGACCGCCGTGGCTTCCTTCGATTTGGAGCTGACATCCCGGACCAGTCGCATGCACGGAGCACGCCGCTGCTGCACGGGGACCTCGCCCAGGGAGGAGGCATGTACTACGTCGGCGTCGTCGGCGTTAGCCTGGGCGGCCGAAGGCTCACAGCGATCACGCCGGTGATGTTTGAACTCAACCGGCGTAGCCTCCGCGGCGGGTGCATCATCGACGTCGGGACGTCGCTCACCTTGATGGCCACGGCACCGTACCATGTCCTGGTGGCTGAGTTGATTGCGCACATGAGGAGCCGCGGGGTGCAGCATGCCATTTTTTCCCCAGGGCAGAAGCACTGCTTCCGCGGGAAGTGGGAAAGTATCCACAGACACTTGCCGAGTGTGACGCTCCACTTCCAGTTCCACCCGGAATCGGTCGCGCTCTTTATTAGGCCGGAGCTGTTGTTTGTGGCGATGACGGGCGAGCGCACTGACTATGTGTGCCTCGCCATCGTGCCCTACGCAGAGAGGACGATTATAGGCGCGGGGCAGATGCTGGACACGCGCTTCACGTTTGACCTCCAACAAAATCGCCTCTTCTTTGCTCCGGAGCAGTGCCATCTAGACACTAGCGCAGTTAGCTAG